One part of the Amaranthus tricolor cultivar Red isolate AtriRed21 chromosome 16, ASM2621246v1, whole genome shotgun sequence genome encodes these proteins:
- the LOC130803114 gene encoding abscisic acid receptor PYL4-like, with product MPSTLQLQTYISTTTTTTTTSTTFVTDTEDNMISVTTLAAEMKPSLAQELARELSLCCPSPDKEMDTVARYHNHEVGPNQCCSVVVQRIAAPVETVWNLVRRFDEPQTYKHFLRSCRVIAGDGGQVGCLREVHVVSGIPANSSTERLEVLDAESYAIGFRVISGEHRLQNYRSITTLHPSSYSALTNKADTDTKGAGDFTARSCPGTIVVESYVVDVPNGNTKEETCVFVDTIVRCNLQSLTKIAERKAKSSSSTTTNPSSPSTSPSSSCKVS from the coding sequence ATGCCTTCTACTCTTCAACTTCAAACATATATATCTACGACCACAACCACAACAACCACCAGCACCACATTTGTGACCGATACGGAAGATAATATGATATCAGTCACAACTTTGGCTGCAGAGATGAAACCCTCGTTAGCGCAGGAGCTAGCGAGGGAGCTTTCACTTTGTTGTCCATCTCCTGATAAAGAGATGGACACGGTCGCTAGGTACCATAACCATGAGGTTGGGCCTAACCAGTGTTGCTCGGTCGTGGTGCAGCGGATCGCTGCACCCGTCGAGACTGTTTGGAATTTGGTTAGACGTTTTGACGAGCCTCAAACCTACAAACATTTTTTAAGAAGTTGTCGGGTGATCGCTGGAGATGGTGGTCAAGTCGGATGTTTAAGGGAAGTTCACGTGGTGTCCGGCATCCCAGCTAACAGTAGCACGGAGCGACTAGAAGTGCTTGACGCGGAATCCTATGCTATAGGATTCCGCGTCATATCTGGAGAACACCGACTTCAAAACTATCGATCTATTACCACTCTACACCCCTCGTCATATTCCGCGCTAACAAATAAAGCAGACACCGACACAAAAGGAGCGGGCGATTTCACCGCCCGCTCCTGCCCAGGGACAATAGTGGTGGAGTCGTACGTGGTGGACGTACCAAATGGAAATACAAAAGAAGAGACGTGTGTTTTTGTGGATACAATTGTACGTTGCAATTTGCAATCACTAACAAAAATTGCAGAAAGAAAGGCTAAATCATCCTCATCGACGACAACTAATCCATCATCTCCATCTACATCTCCATCATCATCATGTAAAGTAtcataa